A window of Micromonospora eburnea genomic DNA:
CCCGCGCCCCAGAGCACGAACCCGACGGCGAACACCGGGTACGACGGGACGAGCGTCCAGAGGGCGAAGGCCACGGCCGGCAGCAGCGGGGCCAGGGTGAGCAGCAGCCGTAGAGCGTGGCGGCCAGCCGGCCGGTCGCGGGCACGCGCCCAGGGGTGACGATCATGAAGCCTTCCCACGGGGACGCAACGGACACCGGACGTGCGGTATCCGCGGCGGCGGCCCCTAGGAAAGGATCAACATCGCCAGGTCATGGGTCGATGTTATCGGCCACCCGCCCCTCACGGCGCCCCCGGCGAAGGGCGCCGCCTCCCCCGTGGCCGAGCACGAGGGAGGCGGCAGATGCTCAGAACTGCTGCACCCAGTACGGGGCGACGTCCATCCAGCCGTTGGCGGCGGCACCGTTGAGGCGACCCGAGCTGTTGGTGCTCAGGGTGTACCAGGAGTCGACGTAGTCCGGGTCGTCGGTCCACCAGCTGGCCGGCATCGCGTCGATGATCGCGTTGACCAGCGGCGTGTAGGTGCCGTAGTCGACGACGGTCAGCAGGACGGTGAGCAGCGCCTTGGCCAGGTCGCGGTAGTTGGTGTCGCCGTCGTCCTCCCACATCACCACGTCGGCCAGGTTGTACTTGTAGTTGTTGAAGTGGACCAGCAGCTGGTTGGGGTAGTAGATCGTGCCGTCGTTGTCGAGGTACGGCATCTCCACGATGTTGACCGTGGGCTTGCCGTCGAGCCCGAAGCCGCCGACGACGTTGAAGATCTCGGCCGCGCCCTTGATCCACGGCTCCTTGTCGTCGTTCAACCGGACAGCGTTGACCTTGGTGGCCCAGTAGCCGGCCTGCGCCGTCACCGTGGACCTGCCGCCCGCCGAGGCCGCGGCGTCGTGCCTGACCGGCGTCAGGCCCCGGGCGGCCAACTCCTGCCGGACCTGCGCCAGGCCCCGCTCCATCGACTTCCGCACGTCAACCTCGACCACCAGCACCGGGCGGGTGGGCACCCGGACCGGGTCGAGGAGGACGCGTCCGCCGGCGGGGTCGTGGGCGACCACATCGGTCATCGTGTCGTCGCTCGACGCCGCCGCCACGAGCGGACGCTCGGACCGGGCCAGCGCGGCTGCCATGCCCTCGTGCCCGAGCCGCAGTCGCAGCACCGAGCCGGTGCTCTCCGGCAACCCCTTCGCCGCCAGCACCGCCTGGTTCACCGACCGCGCGGCGCGGTCGACCCGCGCGTTGAGTCCGGCCGTCAGGAGGTCCACCGGCCCGGCGGTGACGGCCGACACGACACGGTCGCGGGTGGCGGGGTCGGCGAGCGCGCCGGCCACCTCGCGGGCGATCCGGTCGGTGGCCGAGAAGACGGGGCCGACGCCGGACGGGGTGGCGTCGGCGCCGCTCGGCGCGTGGGCCGGACCGGCCTGGGCGGGTGTCGCCGCCGAGGCGATCAGGGTGGTTGCCGCCACGCCGAGGGCGAGCACGGCAAGACGGAGGGAACGTGGACGCATGCGGGCTCCTCTGGGGTCGCGGCGCTGGCTGGCGAGGCGCAGCCGGCTAGCCCGATGATCGCATCCACACATAGGGATTAGTCAATCAGCATCGGTCACAGTGGACCTGTGGACCCGCGGGCGCCGCGCCGGTGACAGGAGCGTGGCGTCCCCTCCGCGGACGCCGGTGGCCCCGGCCACGGCACGGGACCACCGGCGACGGCTCACGCGGCGGGCCGACCCCGGGCCGCCATGCGCCGCGCCTCCTCGCGACGGCGGAGCAGCACCACCCCGGCGAGGAAGGTCACCGCCGGCACCAACACCAGCGCCGCCAACCTGACGGCCACCAGTGGGCGGGCGTACAGGTGCAACGTGTCCACCGCCTCGCCGGCCAGCGAGATGTCGATGAGCAGGACCAACGCGGCGACCGGCGCCAGCAGGACCACGAGCCGCCAACGGATCACCGGGGCGAGGGCCGCCAGCCCGAACAGGACGGCCACCGCCGCCACGCCGAGGACGGCCAGGAAGCCCAGGATCATCACCGGGCTGGGGGCGTTCAGGCCGTGGAAGGAGTACCACGGGCCGTCCGGGTCGAGCTTCGGATAGCTCACCCGGTTGGCCGCCAGCACCCCGACCGCCAGCACCACGGCCAGCCCGAACGCCCCCAGCCTTCGCCCGCCGAGCATCCGTAGGGCCCGCCGGGGCGGCGCTGGCAGGGTGAGCGAGCCGGCTGCCACCACGGCGAGCGCGAACTGCGGCAGGGTGTCGATCACGTACGCCGGTTGGTCGGCGACGGTCGCCCCGGCCAGGACCACCCAGGCCGCCACACCGGCCCAGGCGAGCCCGGCGGCCACCCGCCGCAGCCCCGCCAGCGCAGCCCCGAACACAGCCGCCCAGCCGCCCAACCGCAGCCAGTCGATTTGGTCCGGAGTGGCGGGTGGCAGCGGCGGCTTCCCCAGCGGATCCGGCGCCACCTGGTCGACCAGGCTCCACCCGGCGGTGGCGAACAGGAGCAGCGCCACCAGCACGCCGGTCACCGCGGCGGCATCGATCCAGGCCGGCTCGGTGAACCCCCGGGCGCCCACCCGCAGCCGGGACCGCAGTCCGGCGCCGATCAGGTTGACCGCGTCCCCGGCGCTCGGCCGGGTCTGCCCCGGTCGCGCGCCGGCGAGGAGCACCGCGAGCATCTCCTCCTCGTACGCCCGGCGGTGTTCCGGCGGGTAGACGGCGAGCAGCCGGCGGTAGCGGCGCGCCAGCAGGTCGGCACTCATGCCACTCCCCCCTCGGCGAGCAGGCCGGCGCGGCGCAGCCGCCGGTTGGCAGCGTCGGCGTTGCGGCGCAGGCGGGTGACCTCGTCGGCGAGGCGGGCCGCGCCCAGCGCGGTGAGCCGGTAGTAGCGGCGCAGCCGGGACTGCACCACCTCCTCTCGGTCGACCTCGATGAGTCCGTCGGCACGCAGCCGGTCGAGGACGGCGTAGAGGGTGCCGGCGCGCAGCCGGACCCGGCCATCGGAGATGCGTAGCACGTCCTCGATGACGGCGTACCCGTGCTGGGGCGTCTCGGCCAACGCGGTGAGGACCAGGAAGGTGGGTTCCCGCAACGGAGTGTCGGTCATGCCGATGAGGATATACATCCTATCGGCATATACGCGGCCCCGTCACTGCCGCGGTCGGTGCCCGTCCCCCTCGGCGGCAGCGGCCACGTGCTCGGTGGTCGGGCCGAGCGCCGGGGCCGGCTCGGCCGCCCCCGGCCCACCGGGTGCCGCCTGTTCCCGGGTCCGCCGCCCGTACTCCTGGAAGAACTGCAGCAGCTCCACCGGAAACGGCATGACCAGGGTGCTGTTCTTCTCCGCCGCCACGTCCACCACCGTCTGCAGCAGCCGCAACTGGTACGCCCCCGGCGTGTTCGCCATCGCCCGGGAGGCGTCGGCGAGCCGCCGGGACGCCTGGAACTCACCGTCGGCGGCGATCACCCGCGCCCGCCGTTCCCGCTCCGCCTCGGCCTGGCGGGACATCGACCGCTTCATCTCCTCGGGCAGCGACACGTCCTTGACCTCGACCCGCTCGATGAGCAGCCCCCACGGCTTCTCGGTGGGCGCGTCGATGACCGCCTTCAACTCGGCGTTGATCCGGTCCCGGTCGCGGAGCAGGGTGTCCAGGTCGGCCTTGCCGATCACCGACCGCAGCGCGGTCTGCGCCACCTGGAGCACCGCGGCCGGATAGTCCCGCACGTTGACCAGGGCCTTCACCGGGTCAACCACCCGGTAGTAGACGACCGCGTCGACGGTGAGCGTGACGTTGTCGCGGGTGATGACGCCCTGCGCGGGTACCCCGATCACCGTGGTCTGCATGCTGACCCGCACCATCCGGTCGGCGACCGGGATGATCAGGTGGAGGCCGGGCTGCCGGATCTGCTCCAGCACCCGGCCGAAGCGGAACACCACGCCACGCTGGTACTGCTGCACCAACCGGACGCTCAACGACAGCCCGAGCAGCACGATCGCGACGACGATGACCAGCGCGACTACGGCGGCGACTGCCATGGGCCCCCTCGATCCCGGAGGCATCCGCCTCCCGGCGCCGCGCCTACCCGTTTCGCCGCCGTCCATTCCCGCACGGGCAGTGCCACCGGCCGGCACGGGCTTCGGCTTCGGCTTCGGTCGTCAGTCGGCGGGCTCCGCTCCGTACACCCGCAGGACGCTGGCCTGCACGGCGGCGACCGCCTGGTCGGCGGGCATCCGACCGGCGACGACCTCCGCCCAGGCGGCGTGGCCGAGCGCGATGGTCGCGGCGACCAGCCAGCCGGGGGCGGCGTCCCGATCGAACTCACCGGCCCGCTGTCCGCGCAGGATGAGGCGGGTGAGCCGGTCGTGGACCGGCTGGTGCAGTTCGACGTCCGCGGCTCCGGTGGGTGCCGGCAGCGGCGGGTACCGGTCGAAGGTCCGCCAGCTCACCTCCAGCAGGCGCCGCAGGGCCGCGGGCGCCGGCCCCTCGTCCAGCCGCGCCGCGTCCAGGCCGGCGAGGACCTCGTCGGTCATCCGCCGGAAGACGGCGGTGACGAGCGCGTCCCGGGATGGGAAGTGCGCGTAGACGGTCTGCCGGGAGAGGCCGGCGGCGGCCGCGATGTCGTCCATCGTGGCCTGGGGTCGCTGCCCGAGCACCTGGATCGCGGCGTCGAGGATCGCCGCGACGTTCCGCCGGGCCTCCGCCCGGACGCGTCGCCGGCGCTCCGGAGGGCTGCTCTCAGACACGGTTGTCAAGGCTACCCGAGACACTTAACCTTGACACCAAAGTCAGAGCTAAATGACGAAAGGAGCGCCGTGAGCGCCCAGACAGGACCCACCCCGGGCCGCGACCTGGCCGGCTATCTGCGGTCGTACGTGCAGGAGATGGCCTTCGGCGACGAGGCGCCGGACGTGATCCTCGACCGCTACCACACCCCCGACATCGCCTGGTACTCCGACGGGCTGCACCTCGACCGCGAGCGGCTGGTGGCGCACGCCCGGCCGGTCCGCCGCACGGTGACCAGCTGCTCGCTCGACATTCACGACACGCTGACCTGCGACAACCGGGTGGCGGCCCGCTTCACGTTGACCGCGGTGACCCGCGGTCGCACGGTCGCCACGGAGATCCACATGTTCGGCCAGCTGGCGCCGGACGGCCGGCTCCGCCGGATCGACCAGATCACCCGCACGCCCGGCCCGGAGCAGGACCGGTGACCCGCCCGGCCGACACCGCCGACACCACCGGAGCCGGGCCCGACCACGGCCGGCACGAGCCGGACGGCCGGCGACGGCGGATCGTCGAGGCGATCGCCCTGCTCAGCACCGGGCTGCTGGCCGGCGCGTTCGGTTACGGGGCGGTCAACCTCGTGCAGGGGTTCAAGGCGGTGCCGCTCGACGTCCGGCTCACCTTCCACACCGCCCTCATGAAGATGAACGGCCTGGTGATGCAGACCACGATGGGCCTGGCGCTGGTGAGCATCGCCGTCCTCGCGGTGCTCTGTCGCGGGGTGGCCCGCCGTCTGGCCGCGACCGCCGGCGTCCTGGTCGCCACCTCGTTCCTGGTGACCCGGTTCGGCAACGTACCGATCAACGCGAAGATCAAGGTGTGGGCGGTCACCACCGCGCCGCCGGACCACGCGGCGATCCTGCGCCGCTGGGAGATCTTCAACGACGTACGCACCGGCACCGCTCTGGTCGCGTTCGTCCTCCTGCTGGTCCTCGTCACCGCTCGCCTCGGGGACCGGTCGTGAGGCTCGCGGTGTTCGGCGCCAGCGGCGGCACCGGCCGGCTGCTCACCGCACAGGCCGCCGCGGCGGGTCACCAGGTGGTCGCCGTGGTCCGGGATCCCGCGCGGGTGACCGCCGCCGATGTCACCGTGGCCCGGGCGGACATCATGGACCCCGCCACGTTCACCGCCGCGATCCGCGGCTGCGACGCGGTGGTGTCGCTGCTCGGCCCCGGGCCGGTACGCGGTGAGACCACCCTCCGCAGCCGTGGCACCCGGAGCATCGTGACGGCGATGCGGGACGCGGGCGTACGCCGACTGGTCGTGGTGACCGCCGCCGGCCACACCACCGACGGGGACGGGCCGCTGACCCGCTTCGTGCTCAAGCCGGTGCTGGGCGCCCTGTTGCGGGAGTCGTTCGCCGACATGCGACGCGCCGAGGAGGTGGTCCGCCACAGCGGGCTCGACGCGACAGTGGTCCGCCCACCGCGACTGACCGACGGGCCGCGCACCGGCACGTACCGCACGGCGGTGGGCCACAACGTCCGCGGTGGACTCCGCCTGTCCCGGGCCGACCTGGCCGACTTCCTGCTGCGGTGCGCCGACGCGCCGGTGGGTGAGGTGGTCGCGGTGGCTTACTGATCCGATTCCACCTCTAGCGCTCCGGTCGATCCTGGCAATATCCTCCACAGCACGCGGGGCTCTTGGAGTTCCTTTTCATACCCCGGACGGGCCGCCGCCCGTTGCCGCGTGCTGTCCCGGGCCGCCCCGGCAGGCCACAGAGGAGATGACATGTTCGACCACCCTGAGCTGGACCGCCGTACCCTGCTACGGGCCGGCCTCGGCGCCGCCGCGGTCGCGGTCGTCGGGAGCGAACTCGCGTTCCCCGCCGCGGCGCGGGCCGCCTCCGGCGCGGACCTCGACTGGATCATCAGCTGCGACGAGTGGGGCGCCCGGCCGCCGGCGGACCCGCTGTCGATCAGCGCGATCGCCACCAACAAGATCATCGTGCACCACATGGCGTTTCCGAACAGCACCGACTACTCGGAGGAGCACGCCAAGCAGCTCGCCCGCGACTGCCAGGACCTGCACATGGACGGCAACGGCTGGTCGGACACCGGTCAGCACTTCACGGTCAGCCGGGGTGGCCACGTCCTGGAAGGCCGGCGCGGCAGCCTGGAGCGGCTCCAGGCCGGCGACCGGCAGATGATCTCGGCGCACTGCCCCGGCGAGAACGGCCGGGCCATCGGCATCGAGAACGAGGGCACCTACGTCACCGACACCCCGCCACAGGAGCTGCTCGACTCCCTGGTCAAGCTCTGCACCACCATCTGCCAGCGGTACGGGCTCCAGGCGCACGACATCTTCGGCCACTGGGACTTCCGGGCCACGCTCTGCCCCGGAGCGATGTTCTACCGGGAGTTCCCCGCCCTGCGCCGCCGGGTCTTCGCCGAGCTCGGCACCCACCTGTCCGACGTGCCGGCCCGCCGCTGGCCCGACATCTGGCGGTTCGTCGGCGGCCCCGTCGTCCGGGTCGCGCAGTACCTGCTCGCGTTCCGCGGCTACCCCGTCCCGGTCAACGGCGTCTTCGACGCCGCCACCGTCGCCGCCGTACAGGACTGGCAGGCCCGCAACGGCATCCCGGTCGACATCGACGCCACCCTCACCGCGCCGACCTGGGAGACGCTTGCGCCCGAACTGGAGAAGGACGCGGTCGGCATCCCGGTCAGCGCGGTGCAGTTCATGCTCAACTCCAAGGGTTACGCCGACGTCACGGTCACCGGCACGTACGACCACCCCACGAAGAAGGCCCTCAAGGACCTGCAGCACCTGCACGGTCTGGAGCCGACCGGCAAGGTCAGCACCACCACCTGGTGCGCCCTGGTGGGGGGCGTGGTGCGTCAGTCGTTCCAGAAGAACTGACCGACGCACCGGGGGAGGGCGGTGGAGGTGTCAACGGCGCCACCTCCACCGCACCCGTCCGTCGGTTATCCCCTCGCCGCGCCTCTTTGGTACCGGCCCGTCACTCTGCGACGATGCCCAAATCACCATCGAGGAGGCGAAATGATCAGACTCAACCCGTACCTCAGCTTCCAGGACACCGCCCGCGCGGCGATGGAGCACTACCAGCAGGTGTTCGGCGGCACCCTGACGTTGAGCACCTTCGGCGAGTTCGGCAACCCGGACCCGGCGCTCGCCGACCTGGTCATGCACTCGCAGCTCGAGACGGATCGCGGCTTCACCCTGATGGCCTCCGACACACCGCCGGAGATGGCGCCGCCCACAGCCGGCAACAACATCGCGGTGAGCCTGAGCGGCGACGACGCGGACGTGCTGCGGGGCTACTGGGACAAGCTCTCCGACGGCGGCACCGTGTCCGTCCCGCTGGAGAAGCAGATGTGGGGCGACGAGTTCGGCATGTGCGTGGACCGGTTCGGCATCGGCTGGCTGGTGAACATCAGCCAGCCGTCCTGACCGGGGCGAACGCCCACCCGCGCCGAAGCACGGCCGCCTGAGCGCGACGGGAGGGCACCAGGAGATTCAGACGAGGGATCGCCTGGTAGGCGCCGGCCCTCACGGCACGCGTCACAGATCGGTCTCGGGTCGGGCGTGGTCGACGACGCGGAGGCAGGTGGCCTTCGTGCCCTTCACCGTCCGGCTCCACTTCACGGCGGCGGACCTGGCACGAACCCGGGTGGCGACGGTCAGTCCATTCGCGGACACGATGCACGGGCTGCGGATGCTCCAGCAGCCAGCAGGTGATCCGTACGCCCGACGCCGCGTCAGCCCCCAGATCCGGTCGCTCGCCTAAAAGGTTGGGTCTGTCATGGAGGCTGCTCGGCACGTCGTACCGACGTGGCCGCGGCGATCAGGAGACCGTGGCCGGCGAGATAGGCGGGCGCGGTCACTCGGTCGAGGAACGCCACGGTCTCCGGCAGGGGACGCGACGGACCGTCCGTCGGGAGATCCGGCCGCCCGCATACGATCGTCCGATGGCCGGCGAGCAGCTCCGGATGTATGCCGTCGGCCCGGCCGACGGCACCGTCCGTGAGCGTCGGGCGGGCCGATGAGCGCCGGAACGGTGCCGATCGGGCCGACCCTGGTCGTCGCCCTGGTCGGGCTGACCGTGGCGGCCGCCGCCGTGCTGCGGCTGAGCGGGATCGGCCGGGGCCGGGCCGTGCTGACCGCGGCCGTCCGGGCCACCGTCCAGCTCGGCGTGGTGTCGCTGGTCATCGTCGCCGTGCTGCGTGCCTGGTGGAGCACGGGCGTCTTCATCCTGCTCATGTACGTGGTCGCCGGCGTCACCGCACGCCGCCGGATCGGGCCGTCCTGCCCGCGCCGGGTCGCTCCCCTCGCGATCGCGGCCGGGGTGCTGCCGAGCCTGGTGGTGCTGCTGGCCAGCCGGGCGCTGCCGGCCACGCCGCTGGTGGTGCTGCCGACGGCGGGCATCCTGATCGGCGGGGCGATGACCGCGACCAGCCTCGCCGGCCGGCGGACCCTGGACGAGCTGCGCACCCGACACGGCGAGTACGAGGCCGGGTTGGCCCTGGGGCTGCTCCCCCGCGACGCGGCGCTGGAGATCTGCCGGCCGGCCGCCGGGCAGGCCCTCATTCCCGCACTGGACCAGACCCGCACGGTCGGCCTGGTCACCCTGCCGGGCGCGTTCGTCGGTGTGCTGTTGGGCGGGGCCGGGCCGCTGGAGGCCGGGGCGACCCAGCTGCTCATCCTGCTCACCCTGCTGGCGGTCGAGGCGGTGGCCATCGCGCTGGCCCTGGAACTGCTCGTCCGCGACCGGGCCCGCACCGCGCCCTGAGCCCGCACCGCCGCCTGGGTGCGCGTACCGGGACGGTAAAGGGGTATCTGCTGCCCGATGACCAGGGTCCACAGCCTGCGCGTCCGACCCGACCTGCTCTACGTGGCGAGCGGGTGGAGCACCCTGGTCACCGACGTACGCGGCCGGATCACCGGCACCGATCCCCAGGGCTTCTTCGCCCGCAACACCCGGGTGCTCAGCCGGGAACGGATCGCCGTCGACGGCCGGGAGCCGGTCCCGTTCGCCACCGGGAACGTGCGGGGGCACGCCCAGCTCTCGTACGCGGAGCTGGGCAACGGGGAGGAGCTGCCGTCGCGAGCGGCGTACCTGACGACCGAGCGGTTCGTCGGAGCGGGACTGCGGACCCGGTTCACCGTGGTCAGCTACGCCGCCCGGCCACTGGAGTTCGCGCTGCAGATCCGGGTCGCGGCGGACTTCGCCGACACCAGCGAGGCGGAGACGGGCCGACGGTTGCAGTTCGGCGAGGTCGCCACCCGGTGGGATCCGGCGGCGGGGGAACTGCGCCTGACCTACCTGTGCGACGGCCTCGACCGGGCGGTCGCGGTCGGAGTCCGGGCCGACACCCCGGTGGTGTACGACGACGGCGCGTTCCGCGTCGACGTGGCGGTGCCGGCGCGCGGCAGCACCCGGGTCGAGCTGCTGGTCGAGCCGGTCTTCGACGGGGAGCGGCTGGCCGCTCCCCCGGCGACGTTCACCGAGCCGGACGACTCCGCCGCCCGGGCCCGGGCCCGGCTGATCGGCGAGCTGGCCGATCTGAGCAGCAGCAACTTCGACGTGACGGCGGCGTGGCGGTGTGCGACGCACGACCTGGCGGTGCTGCCGCTCGGCGAACCGGCCGGACCGGCGGCACCGATGGCGGGGTTGCCCATCTATCAGGAGATCTTCGGCCGGGACACGATGACGGCGTCGTGGCAGGCGCTGCTGGCGGGTCCGACCATGCTGGCCGACAGCCTGCGGCTCATCGCCGGTCACCTGGGCCGACGGCTGGACGACTGGCACGACGAGGAACCGGGCAAGCCGCTGCACGAGGCCCGCCAGGGCCCGGTCTCCGCGCTCGGACTGGACCCGTTCACCAGCTACTACGGCGACTGGTCGACCGCGCCGGACTTCCTGGTCTTCCTCGGGCAGTTCTTCGCCTGGACCGGTGACCTGGACACCGTACGGGAGCTGTTGCCGACGGCCCGGCGGGCGCTGGGCTGGATCGAGCGGTACGGCGACCCCGACGGTGACGGCTTCCTGGACTACCACCGCCGCTCCGCGGCGGGGTTGAAGAACCAGGGCTGGAAGGACTCGGACACCGCGATCGTCGACGAGTACGGGCAGGTGGTGGCCAACCCGATCGCGACCAGCGAGTTGCAGGCCTACTGGTACGCGGCCCTGCGGCACGCCGCGGCGGTCTTCACGGTGACCGGTCATCCGGCCCGGGGCGCCACGCTGCTGGCCCGGGCCCGGGCGCTGCGCCGCCGCTTCCATCAGGCGTACTGGCTGCCCGAGCGGGGCTGCTACGCGATGGCGCTCGGGCCGGACAAGCGGCCGGTGCGCTCCACCAACTCCAACGACGGGCACCTGCTGGCCACCGGCATCGTGCCGGCCCAGGTCGCCGCGCAGGTGGCCGACCGGCTGTTCGCCCCCGACATGTTCAGCGGCTGGGGGGTGCGGACGCTGTCGGCCGACCACCCCGCCTACAACCCGTTCAGCTACCACCGGGGCAGTGTCTGGCCGGTGGAGGCGGGCACGATCGGTCTCGGCCTGGCCCGGTACGGCTGCTGGCCGCACCTGCACCGGCTGGCCGAGGGGATGTTCGCCGCGGCGGCGCTGTTCGAGGAGCATCGACTGCCCGAGGTGCTCAGCGGACTCCCCCGCGACCCGGCCCACCCGCACCCCGGCGTCTACCCGAACTCCTGTTCCCCGCAGGCCTGGTCGGCCAGCGCGATCGTCGCCCTGGTCCAGGCGATGCTGGCGCTGCGGCCGGCCGCGTCGGTGCGAACGATCTTCGTGGATCCGCATCTACCGGAGTGGCTGCCGGACCTGCGGTTGGAGGGCGTACGGGTCGGGCGCGCCACGGTCGACCTGACCGTGCGGCGCAGGCGGGGCGGGCGGACGTCGATCACCGCGCGCGGCGACCGGCTGGCGGTGGTCCGCCGCGCCCCCCGTCAGGCGATCTCCACTCGCCGCCGGTGACGGGCGACGGGTGTAGCCGGACTCCGGTGGGGAATGCGGCCCGGAACTGGGGCCGAGACGAAAGGGACCGGCATGGAGAGTCGCGCCAAGGCGATGGGCCACGGGATCCATCCCATTCTGATCGTGTTCCCGCTGGGGCTGCTCGCCACCGCGGTGATCTTCGACATCCTCTACCTGGCCACGGACCGGACGAGTTTCCAGATCTCCGCCGCGCAGACGATGGGCATCGGAATCCTCGGCGGTCTCCTCGCCGGGCTGTTCGGTTTCATCGACTGGCGGGGCATCCCCGCCGGTACCCGCGCGAAACGGATCGGCGCCGCGCACGGCCTCGGCAACGTGGTGGTGCTGGCGTTGTTCGCGGCGAGCTGGTTCCAGCGGCTGGCCGCCACCAACTGGGACCCGAGCGCCGGGGCCCTGATCTGCAGCTTCGTCGGTATCGCGCTCGCCGGGGTGACCGGCTGGCTCGGCGGTGAGCTGGTCGAGCGGCTCGGCGTCGGCGTGAGCGACGGGGCGGGCGTGAACGCTCCGAGTTCGTTGCGCCGGTCCGCCGGTCGGGCCCGGGCCCGCGGCGCCTGAACCGGCCACCCATCACACCTCTTCGAACAGGCGTGCGAACATGGGTGCGTGTCGAGCGAGGCCACCATCCTGCACGCCGACCTGGACGCGTTCTACGCGTCGGTCGAGCAGCGCGACGATCCCCGGT
This region includes:
- a CDS encoding glycogen debranching N-terminal domain-containing protein — translated: MTRVHSLRVRPDLLYVASGWSTLVTDVRGRITGTDPQGFFARNTRVLSRERIAVDGREPVPFATGNVRGHAQLSYAELGNGEELPSRAAYLTTERFVGAGLRTRFTVVSYAARPLEFALQIRVAADFADTSEAETGRRLQFGEVATRWDPAAGELRLTYLCDGLDRAVAVGVRADTPVVYDDGAFRVDVAVPARGSTRVELLVEPVFDGERLAAPPATFTEPDDSAARARARLIGELADLSSSNFDVTAAWRCATHDLAVLPLGEPAGPAAPMAGLPIYQEIFGRDTMTASWQALLAGPTMLADSLRLIAGHLGRRLDDWHDEEPGKPLHEARQGPVSALGLDPFTSYYGDWSTAPDFLVFLGQFFAWTGDLDTVRELLPTARRALGWIERYGDPDGDGFLDYHRRSAAGLKNQGWKDSDTAIVDEYGQVVANPIATSELQAYWYAALRHAAAVFTVTGHPARGATLLARARALRRRFHQAYWLPERGCYAMALGPDKRPVRSTNSNDGHLLATGIVPAQVAAQVADRLFAPDMFSGWGVRTLSADHPAYNPFSYHRGSVWPVEAGTIGLGLARYGCWPHLHRLAEGMFAAAALFEEHRLPEVLSGLPRDPAHPHPGVYPNSCSPQAWSASAIVALVQAMLALRPAASVRTIFVDPHLPEWLPDLRLEGVRVGRATVDLTVRRRRGGRTSITARGDRLAVVRRAPRQAISTRRR
- a CDS encoding DUF2231 domain-containing protein, with translation MESRAKAMGHGIHPILIVFPLGLLATAVIFDILYLATDRTSFQISAAQTMGIGILGGLLAGLFGFIDWRGIPAGTRAKRIGAAHGLGNVVVLALFAASWFQRLAATNWDPSAGALICSFVGIALAGVTGWLGGELVERLGVGVSDGAGVNAPSSLRRSAGRARARGA